The following DNA comes from Pseudophryne corroboree isolate aPseCor3 chromosome 8, aPseCor3.hap2, whole genome shotgun sequence.
aaatcccctgcgagactatggttgcttgagcccatggcagccgcgtttgaagggcggattatgtctgcccaactccgatgccccctcaggtcttaatgggagacaaagggaaatccgagacagggtgataacaaggggccctctgactaagcaaccaggccaggggctacaagctaactaacttaaaccagaagtatgtgcggacaaaccgccagggaaaaggacaaccaaaaatccactaatccgttactcctatccagcaccgctggataccagagtggatttgtgggagcggaatcctccgcaaaagctccgaaacacaatataaccaaataataaatagtaagcggtcaagccgcaacacacggctacgccgcgactcacgaacaccacaggatgttaaaggtgctcggtctggactccaggaaaagatgacaacttccgagtactggatcactgaggacaggaacgaccggatagaacaggactggaaaactctctgcaactgacacagcaaacaggaagctattaccggcgtctgtgagaagtcctgagagtgcctttaaatgggagccctccaatcaggagccagacagggctaattacaacatgccgtgcagctgcatgctgcacggccaggaaccagtgaggtgattaacttagacccagcaacggggaacgcggtccgacagtggcgtccccgttgctagggtctgtgcggctccgtgcgcccggcgtctagcgttgctagggagccggcggctgtccgcatgcggcgtccctagttgctaggcgccgggccgcactgacgagcggaccctcggcgcctaacactctggagctcagtgtacagtcagtggagacagtggctcagaccccgcagggcggacactgctcccccccctcagtccctcgctgcagggaggctgttgccagcagcctccctgtaaaataataaactctaaaccaGGAAAACTCAtgaaagctcccctagctgtgaccgactcctccgggcacattttctaaacgtctggtaggaggggcatagagggaggagccagcccacactctcaaactcttaaagtgccaatggctcctggtggaccagtctataccccatggtactaatgtggacccagcatcctctaggacgtaagaggatttgcccaaacagtcccaggatcagctcagcttgtcctaatggcgcccaaacgctgacagggagcgagagagagagagagagagagagagatatgcagctccagagcgggaacatttactctaaatggcgccctggggatgggggaggggctgcaggtcaaagccttgtccccttgctggacttcaccaccgggtactgcaggctTCATAGCAAacgttttttagtaaaaccgacctgtgcccttgccctggtggtctagtggggtccctgtactgccagtgttcacgcctcccaccggccgcgccggatcgtgatttccagcaggtcctgcctgggggaccctcttacctcctccctgagtgcgaccACGCGATCTAGGAGAGctgcggtggggtgtgtgactgacaggagCAAACCGgaacctccgctgtaagtacccggcaaccagggcatgggagtatacagcgccgcttggggaggtgatggagctgcaacagGAAATGTctaactgacatctaacactcacagtgtctctgctacagcccttgaagtcttcatttttcactttaaaaaagcacctgttgtatgcctgcactgcatggcaccaactacaaaactgagctcctgtgcacgtagggtgggttatagaggaggcggcgctatgcattctgggaacagtcaaagcttttagcccgttggtgcctcggatcaagatcttactcgaCACCCAAATGTCATTCcctgttgagcccagtgtaccccgcagcagaaacaaacATTAAAACAAAGAGCCAAAATCAGTTTATGGTGAATGCTAAGTGGAATCAACCTAGAACAAGATAATCAATACCTGAGCTTACTCCCCACGAAGAGCCCTCTAACACTGCTCTTCCCTCAGATGCAGTTTTCATGTTGATCTTCTGAATGTATTCCTCCTCGTAGGATTCTGTAATCATCTCCTCATCGTCTGAGTGCTCACTCATCTCGTCCTCCTCATGAACTGCTCTTCCCCAGTGACCATAGCTTCTAGCCTTTGACTCACGCTGTATTTTCAACTGCAAACTTTCAACAGTATAGATAGACCGATCATTATCTTCAAAGACATCCATGCCCTCATCCTGGATGTAGATTGAGCAGAGACACAGCAGCTTCTCCTGAGTGGTGACTGGCAAGCGAGTCCTCATGAATGAAAAGATCCTGAAGTGTAAACAATACAGATCCCATATAACATGGGCAAAAATAATATGAGTGCTTAGATTTTCACCTAATACAAAGAGTATGAACTTGACAGTAAAACTTGGAAGTAAAAACAAACAGGCCTTACAGCTTTAGGAGGTGAGGGGTAGCCCAACTCGGGTACTCAAGGCACTTCTGCATCAACTTCTTCCATTGGAAAGATACACTATGAGCAAATAGCTTCCATCTGCTCTTCACAGCCAGCTGGGAGCGTGAAGGAACCATGGATTTCTTGTCTGATTAACAGAAAACCAAGTTAGAAGAATGAACTCTGTGCTGTTAAATGTACTTCTATATAGAATAGTTTTTATTCAGGGTCTCTGATGCTTCTACCAaatcaaggggtatatttactaagtggcTTGTCAGCAACTCTGGTTGCAGCATTTAAAAGGGAAATATTAAATACAAACTAATTGTGTCTTGCATTTATTGTTGCTCTTTTAAATCCTGCGGCTTTAAAAATACCCCCATGGGTGAGTAAGCAGGGAAGCAAAATACACATTTGATAGCTGAAACAGACAGAATGAAAAGGAAAATATTGACTAGTTTCCAAGAGTGGCATACTTGTCCAAGTCCTGATAAATTATAATGGGCAGCTTTTGCATAGGCGCTCTATATGCAGCTACTGTGTGTGCTGAGCAAATATTCATTAGGATGTGACCTATGGAATTCAAATTTCTCACACACTCACCTGCACTGTAATTGGCTGTCAAAATTTCAGAGCTCCAGTAGGCGAGATAGTGTTCCCTGGCCTCTGTGTCACTCTCCTTACTTAGTCCCAAACTTGCAAACATTCTCTCCAGTAGCTCCTGAGTGAATGATGGGGAATGCAAGACCTTCAGTAGTGGTTGCCAAAAACGCAATAGGGTCTGGGGGAGGTGAAAATCTTCATCTTGATCTGATTGTGGCagagaaaataaaacatttttatatatatatatatatatataagaatacaGCACCAATGGCAAGAATACTCAATATGTGAACTTTGTTTTATGATGCATTGTAAGTGATAAAGTAGTGCCTAGGACTGTTCAACCTAGCCTTAAGAAACAGAACACACTTAATAGGGGCCATGTAAGATAATGTAACAGCCTTTACTTATTAAAGCATTGTGAATAATAAATGTATATAGCACTTCTCTCCAGTAGTACTCAAGTTACTATAATGAAGAAAAAACACGCACACAGTAAAAGTGAAAGTACTTTCTTAGCTACCATGGAAATAGCAATGGAACTTCTCCCTAGCTAAGATGTAGCGAGCGGCTGTGGGTTTGTTACTATTTGCAGCAGCTTCATGTGACTGTATGATGTCATTAAAAGCATGAATCTTGTGATAAGACACAGAATTCCAAGGAGGAAGCAGAAAATCAGGTGTGTTATGAGACAATCTTACAGTGTAATACAATTATTTGTTTGGCAGATTTACAATAGTCATTTAGTAGAGAAAACAAACTCCTGGAAATTAGAATTTACAACTCAGTGCATTAGCCTATAAGTATTCGAAGCAAGACACTTGCTAATGTGaagacagtataaataacatactgTACTTCTGCACCCTTTGGAGCTCATCAACGTTAGAAGGGAGCTTTGGGAGAGTTTCAAAGCACTCCTTCCCCGACTGTATACACACAGATCACTATTACCCAGAGTACATTACTTCTGGGAAATGCCTTTAACATGGTGATTCACCAATGGATCAGGCCAATTCAATTATccatttaaaggggcaataacagGAATTCAAAACCAGGATTGTCTAATGTTTTAAAAGGATTGCCCTCTTAAATACAGCATCTGAAACAACAGATGATGAGATTACTTTGAACGccccccttagtaaatttacctccaaggataaaataagattttacttaccggtaaatctatttctcgtagtccgtagtggatgctggggactccgtaaggaccatggggaatagacgggctccgcaggagacatgggcactttaagaaagaatttagattctggtgtgttctggctcctccctctatgtccctcctccagacctcagttagagaaactgcccggaagagctgacagtacaaaggaaaggattttgataatccagggcaagatacataccagccacaccaatcacaccgtataacctgtgataaacttacccagttaacagtatgaacaacaacagagcatcagatcaaccctgatgcaactataacataacccttagttaagcaataactatatacaagcattgcagaaaaagtccgcacttgggacggactacgagagatagatttaccggtaagtaaaatcttattttctctaacgtcctagtggatgctggggactccgtaaggaccatggggattataccaaagctcccaaacgggcgggagagtgcggatgactctgcagcaccgaatgagcaaacacaaggtcctcctcagccaggctatcaaacttgtagaactttgcaaaagtgtttgaacctgaccaagtagccgctcggcacagctgtaatgccgagacccctcgggcagccgcccaagaagaacccaccttcctagtggaatgggccttaactgattttggcagcggcaatccagccgcagaatgagcctgctgaatcgtgttacagatccagcgagcaatagtccgctttgaagcaggagcaccaagcttgttggaagcatacaggataaacaaagattctgttttcctgaccctagccgttctggctacataaaccttcaaagccctgaccacatcaagtaacccggaatcctccaagtcagtagtaggcacaggcaccacaataggttggtttatatgaaaagatgaaaccacttttggcaggaattgtggacgggtccgcaattctgctctatgtgacaaagccgccaattctgacacacgcctagccgaagccaaggctagtagcatgaccaccttccacgtgagatatttcaattccaccgttttgagtggttcaaaccagtggggtttcaggaaactcaacaccacgttaagatcccaaggtgccgctggaggtacaaaagggggctgaatatgcagcactccctttacaaacgtctgaacttcaggtagagaagccagttctttttgaaagaaaatggatagggctgaaatctggaccttaatggaacccaattttaggtccaAAGTCActaccgactgtaggaagtgaaagaaacggccaggctggaattcctccgtaggggcattcctggcttcacaccaagcaacatattttcgccatatacggtgataatgttgagccgtcacatccttcctagcctttatcagcgtaggaatgacctcatccggaatgcctttctctgctaggatccggcgttcaaccgccatgccgtcaaacgcagccgcggtaagtcttggaacagacagggcccctgttgtaacaagtcctgtcttagaggcagaggccacgggtcctctgtgagcatttcttgcagatctggataccaagtccttcttggccagtccggaacaatgagtattgttctcactcctctttttcttatgattctcagcaccttgggtatgagaggaagaggaggaaatacatagaccgactggaacacccacggcgtcagcagtgcgtccacagctatcgcccgagggtctcttgaccaggcgcaatacctctgtagctttttgttgaggcgggatgccatcatgtccacctgtggcagttcccaccgacttgcaatctgcgtgaagacttcttgatgaagtccccactctcccgggtggaggtcgtgcctgctgaggaagtctgcgtcccagttgtccactcccgggatgaacactgctgacagtgtgcttacgtgattctccgcccagcgaagaattctggtggcttccaccatcgccaccctgctccttgtgcgtttacatgagccacagtggtgatgttgtctgactgaatcagaaccggttggtcgcgaagcagggtctccgcttgacgtagggcgttgtatatggcccttagttccaggatgttgatgtgaaggcaagtctcctgacttgaccacagaccttggaaatttcttccctgtgtgactgccccccaccctcggaggcttgcatccgtggtcaccaggacccagtcctgaatgccgaatctgcggccctcgagaaggtgagcactctgcagccaccacaggagagacaccctggccctgggggatagggtgattaaccgatgcatctgaagatgtaatccggaccatttgtccagtaagtcccattgaaaggtcctcgcatggaacctgccgaagggaatggcctcgtatgatgccaccatctttcccaggactcgagtgcagtgatgcaccgacacctgttttggttttaataggtttctgaccagtgtcatgagttcctgagccttctccatcggtagataaacccttttctggtctgtgcccagaatcatgcccaggaaaggcagacgagtcgtaggaatcaactgcgactttggaatatttagaatccagccgtgttgccgtaacacttccagagaacgtgctacgctgatcagcaactgctctcttgacctcgcttttatgaggagatcgtccaagtatgggataattgtgaccccttgcttccgcaggagtaccatcatttccgccattaccttgataaatattctcggtgccgtggagagaccaaactgcaacatctgaaattggtaatgacaatcctgtaccacaaatctgaggtacgcctgatgaggtggataaatggggacatgaaggtatgcatcctttatgtccagagacaccataaaatcccccccttccaggcttgcgatgaccgctctcagcgattccatcttgaacttgaaccttttcaggtatatgttcagggattttaaattcaatatgggtctgaccgaaccgtctggtttcgggactacaaacatggtcgaataataaccccttccttgttgaaggaggggaaccttgaccaccacctgttgaagatacaatttgtgaattgcagttaacactatttccctctcgtggggggtagctggcagggccgacttgaagtatcggtgagggggcatctcttcgaattccagcttgtatccctgagacacaatatctattgcccagggatccaactgggagtgaacccacttgtggctgaaatttcggagacgcgcccccaccgggcctagctccgcctgtggagccccagcgtcatgcggtggattttgtggaagccggagaggacttctgttcctgggaactagctgtgttgtgcagcttctttcctctacccctgcccctggcaagaaaggacgcacctcggactttcttgcttttctgtgatcgaaaggactgcatttggtaatacggtgctttcttaggctgtgaggaaacatatggcaaaaatttttactttccagcagtagctgtggagaccaggtccgagagaccctccccaaacaattcctcacccttgtaaggtaaaacctccatgtgcctttttgagtcggcatcacctgtccattgcagagtccacagaacccttctggcagaaatcgacatagcatttattctagaacccagtagactaatgtctctttgagcatctctcatatataggacagcgtcttttatatgccccagggtcattaatatagtatccttgtcgaaggtatcaagttcctcagacagggtgtccgtccatgctgctacagcactacacacccaggccgacgcgatcgctggcctcagtaaggtacctgaatgtgtataaatggacttcagggtaccctcttgctttctatccgcagcatccttgagggtagtcgtatcctgtgacggcagggctaccctcttggataagcgtgttaaagctttgtccaccctaggggaggattcccagcgtaacctgtcctttggcgggaaaggatatgccataagaatccgtttggaaatctgcagttttttatctggagattcccaagccttttcacataactcatttagctcgtgtgaagggggaaaggtcaccacctgcctcttttccccatacatatgaaccctcttgtcagggactggggtttcctctgtgatgtgcaacacatccttaattgctataatcatataacggatggatttagccaattttggctgtaactttgcatcatcgtaatcgacactggaatcagaatccatgtcggtatctgtgtcaacaatttgggatagtgggcgcttctgagaccctgacggcctctgcaacataggatcaggcacgggctgagaccctgactgtcctgaggcttcagctttttccaaccttttatgcaaggaaatagcattatcatttaaaaccttccacatatccatccaatcaggtgtcggcgccgtcagcggagacaccacattcatttgctcccgctctgtttccacatagccttcctcgtcaaacatgtcgacacaagcgtaccgacacaccacacacacagggagtgctctttttgaagacagttcccccacaaggccctttggagagacagagagagagtatgccagcacacaccccagcgctataaacccaggaataacacagtaacttaatgttagcgcagtagctgctgttttatattgatttttgcgcctaattttgtggggcccccccctctctttttaccctcttctaccgtgtatctgcagggtagagcctggggagcttcccctcagcggagctgtggagaaaaaatggtgctggtgagtgctgaggaagaagccccgccccctcagcgacgggcttctgtcccgcttaaatgtacaattcttggcgggggctcatacatatatacagtgcccaactgtatatatgctaaacctttgccaaagaggtcccaactgctgcccagagcgcccccctgcgccctgcacccttacagtgaccggagtatgtgaggtgtgtgggagcaatggcgcacagcactggagtcttctgccgccgatttcgaagtcttcttgcttctcatgctcacccggcttctgtcttccggctctgcgatcggacgacaagggtgagatcctgtgtacgatccctctggagctaatggtgtccagtagcctaagaagcaggacctatcttcagagagtagggctgcttctctcccctcagtcccacgatgcagggagtctgttgccagcagagctccctgaaaataaaaaacctaacaaaatactttcttacagcaagctcaggagagctcactgaacagcacccagctcgtccgggcacagattcaaactgaggtctggaggagggacatagagggaggagccagagcacaccagaatataaattctctcttaaagggcccatgtctcctgcggagccagtctattccccatggtccttacggagtccccagcatccactaggacgttagagaaattgtaatTTTCAGAGTTGCATAAATTAAGATGCACAGAGTTAAAACATTCTGTTCTATGTAATAAACTGCATAGGTTTTAAGTAAGTTACCTCTAATTTTTTTGAATAACACAGCATGATACTGTCATACGTGTccaattgggcagtacggatggtgtaatggttagcattactgcctcacagcactgaggtcatgggttcgattcccaccatggccctaactgtgtggagtttgtatattctccctgtacttgcgctgGTTTCctgcgggtactccggtttcctcccacaatccaaaaatataatggtagtttaattggctcccaacaaaattaaccatagcatgaatctgtctgtgtgtacatgtgataaggaatatagattgtaagctccactggggcagggactaatgtgaatggccaaatattctctgtaaagcgctgtggaagatgtgcgcgctatataaataactggtaataaataaaaaaataattgagAGATACAAATGCTGAACCCCATCCCACAGCCATGAGTTTGTACTATGCTACTCACTGGAGCACTCAGAGGTTTACAACAGTACGTTTGTTTATTTAGAAGAGGAAAGAGGCAAAGCCGGCAGGAAAACAGGGGCATTAGTAACTTGCAGGAATTACAGTTTAAAGGTTACATAAAGCTGCTGATGTAACAATTTCCAAATACTAAAGATGTTGTGGAGATACCTAAACATTACCTTTTGGCTCTATATTCAAGGTTGCTAGCTGTTTCCCTGTAGGTATAATGAAGCCGTCCTCTAAGAGAATATCAACTGAAGGCTGTGTGcttaaatataaataaagaaaCACAAATGTAGAAGACCTCAGGCTACAATACCCAACACAGCATTCAATACATTTAATGATGAATATGTTGTCACTGTCAATATAATATACCGAACCAAATATAAACACATGAAAAAGGAAAGTTTGTGTCGACATAAGACTTCATTTGTTAACCAAACCAGTTGTTGTCAGATAGATGATTGGTTATATAAATCTGGTTTTAGTCCCTCTCATACAAGCAGTTCCTCTATTCTTGGCTCAGGTCAGCAAGGACTGACAAGTGGAGTAATCTGCTCATACAAACTGAAAAGAGTCAGCACCATGTGTCACATTTCTACAAAAAATAATGTGATGAATGTGACAAGGTTAGTTGGAGTTACAGTAATGGACCACTATGACTGTACACCTACAGGCCTGCCATGCACCAAGTCGATGTTTGCATTTGTCACTGTATTCAAAGTTGTCCAGAGCATCAATCTGTTGAGATCTGACCTTTATGTGCGGAAGCAGAGGTATGAGCTTCTCAGAATGGAGTCAAAGAGTAACTAAAAGTCATGTGATGTATTATATAAGCAACCTTTTTGACATATAATTAAAAAATGAATCTATAGATTGTTCAGTATAGGCTGCCATAGGCTTTTATATTCCTTTCAACACCCCTAGTCACCAAACATGCTTCACTGTCAGCAGCAATGATTTAACACTTATGCTTGAGCTACAGTTtataggggaattcaattagccatgttaatttaccgcagctaattgatcccctgggggctatccaattatccaTGACGCCAGAATTTATCAGACAttataaacaaaaaaatatttaaGTGCAGTTTTTGGGGCCGCAATAATGAAAACCCATATAGCAGGTCCAGGATCTTATCCCAGAACCTATGTGTTTTCACCCGAAAATGGGCTTGATTTGCCCTGGGGAAAAAAACAATCGGGCAAAAAAATTGCAGTAAAgtcgtttttgtttttttagccCCCAAATTTCTTGAGCACAATTAAATACCccccttgaatataaaataaaatgtGTATGACATATATACCCACACACAAGTATACTTGGGGGCTGCCCATTGATATACTACTCTAGAATACAAATCAATTGGATTCAGTATGTATTAAGCCAAATGTGAAATCCAGTACCCGTTTTGTAAAACTAGCTCTTTGGCCTGTGCTATGATCCATTCTAGGTTAGCTGTGGCGTTCCATGGTTTCTTTGACTTAGGATCATTCTGGAGATCTTGAAAAATCTGGTGAGAATAAGAAtagacagagaaaaaaaaaaatatgttttatatatatatatatatatatatatatatatatatatatatatatatatatatatatatatatatatatatatatatatatatatatatatatatataattcatgtaTAGATGGCAACACATCAGTCAAATGCCTTAGTATACCGCTAACACATCAGTAGTTCGATAATACAGCTCCTAGTATTACAAGAAATACAAAGTTGTAGCTCTACAGTAACTAAAGACATCCTTTTTACCAATACCTCTCCAGCATTTAATTCCAAAATATTatt
Coding sequences within:
- the LAS1L gene encoding ribosomal biogenesis protein LAS1L; its protein translation is MAGNRLVVAWVSKAEWEQVLEYLYSRDCKLQRDAVHQISAWKSRYGNSMPLAVECTADLVRCKILDMSGGMGEQELALLYGLALVRFVNIITEPKQKTFAIPLRRLANELKIPEWVVNLRHSATHGKMPKLSMCRKGWDFVMEWLRREYWSRQLGNSSNPQWVSADDDGSEESEDVLPTLSLKEQKRQILSVKLRETLQSYTSEQFKIFQDLQNDPKSKKPWNATANLEWIIAQAKELVLQNGTQPSVDILLEDGFIIPTGKQLATLNIEPKDQDEDFHLPQTLLRFWQPLLKVLHSPSFTQELLERMFASLGLSKESDTEAREHYLAYWSSEILTANYSADKKSMVPSRSQLAVKSRWKLFAHSVSFQWKKLMQKCLEYPSWATPHLLKLIFSFMRTRLPVTTQEKLLCLCSIYIQDEGMDVFEDNDRSIYTVESLQLKIQRESKARSYGHWGRAVHEEDEMSEHSDDEEMITESYEEEYIQKINMKTASEGRAVLEGSSWGVSSEFVKWGEYPLGVVPGQTEDPGCLLIDSYSMMSVLEQQESDARRNGHRIPISSPAVTTPSDNVFWSPAELNHIKAGVRLF